The segment GTTAGGACAGTCTTTCTAGAAACGTTTGAACGTTCAAACGTTTTTAAGGCTGCTGAGTGTCTTAACCCAGGTGACTATGGCTATAAACGGCTGGGCTGCTGTCGCGATCGCCGGTTTGTAACGTTGCTGGGGGGCGATCGCGCCGGCACCCTTTCCCCCTTAAAATCGCTAGGGGCAGCTACGTTGGCAACTGTGAATTTCCGTGGGCAAACTGCCCGATCCCTTGGATCCGATGGTAGGATAAATTAGGCATTCACCGAAATTCCGACCGGGTTACCGGAGAATTTTGGCTGCTGCCACTGCTTCGACGTCAGGATGTTGGCCGCTGTGCGGTACCGCTGCCTGATTTTTTGTTTTAACGGTTATTTGCCTGCCGCTATGGTTCAGACTCCTATCAAACCCAACTCCGCCGCCCCAGGGCCAACCCCCTCCAAAGTAGAGGGCATTAAAGAAAACAGCCACTTTTTGCGCGAGCCCGTGGCCAGCGAGCTGCTCCAAGACACCACCCACTTCTCTGAACCGGCCATTCAAATTCTCAAGTTCCACGGCTCGTACCAGCAGGACAACCGCGACCACCGCGCCAAGGGCCAGGAGAAGGACTACCAGATGATGCTGCGCACCCGCAACCCCGGCGGGTTCCTGTCTCCCGAGCTGTATCTCACCCTCGATCGCCTCTCCGACGAGTACGGCAACGGCACCCTGCGGGCCACCACCCGCCAGGGCATTCAGCTCCACGGGGTGCTGAAGCAAAACCTCAAGGCCACCATTGCCGCCATCGTGCGCAGCCTGGGCTCAACCCTGGGGGCCTGTGGCGACCTCAACCGCAACGTCATGGCACCCCCGGCCCCCTACACCAACCGGCCCGAGTACCGGCTGGCCCGCGAGTACGCCAACAACATTGCCGATCTGCTGCGGCCCCAGACCGAGGCCTACTACGAAATCTGGCTGGATGGCGAGAAGGCGGTCTCGGTCGAAGAGCACCCCGACGTGGTGGCGGCCCGTCAGCGCAACGGCAACGGCACCATTGTGCACAACAGCGAAGAGCCGATCTACGGCACCCACTACATGCCCCGCAAGTTTAAGTGCGCGGTGACGGTGCCCGGCGACAACTCCATCGACGCCTACACCCACGATGTCACCCTGGTGGTGATCACCGATCGCACCGGGCAGCTCAAGGGCTTTAATATTTTGGCGGGCGGCGGGCTGGGCCGCACCCACAACAAAGAGGAGACCTTCGCCCGCGCAGCCGACGAAATCGGCTACATCGACAAAGCCGACGTCTACGACCTGATGAAGGCGATCGTCGCCACCCAGCGCGACTACGGCGATCGCCACAACCGCCGCCACGCCCGCATGAAATACCTGATCCACGACTGGGGCGTCGATCGCTTCCGCCAGCAGGTTGAGACCTACCTGGGCAAGCCCCTCAAGCCCTTCAAAAAGCTGCCTAAGTGGACCTTCTACGACTACCTGGGCTGGCACGAGCAGGGCGACGGCAACCTGTTTGTGGGCATCCCCGTCGAGAACGGGCGGATTATCGATCGCCGCGAGGGTATTCAGCTCAAGACGGCGCTGCGGGAGATCGTGCAGCGGTTCCACCTGCCGATGCTGATCACCCCCAACCAGAGCGTGCTGTTCTACGAGGTCAAGCCCGAAGACAAAGACGCGATTCAGGCGATTCTCACCCGCTGCGGCATCGAGAAAGAGACCGAGATCGACCCCCTGGTGCGCTACGCTATGGCCTGCCCGGCCCTGCCCCTCTGCGGTCTGGCCGTGACCGAGTCGGAGCGGGTTATGCCCACGGTGCTGGGTCGCCTGCGCGCCCTGCTCACCAAGCTGGGGTTAGAGAATGAGCACTTTGTGGTGCGTATGACCGGCTGCCCCAACGGCTGCGCCCGCCCCTATATGGCCGAACTGGGCCTGGTGGGCAGCGCTCCCGAGTCGTACCAGGTGTGGCTGGGGGGCTCGCCCAACCAGACCCGCCTGGCCCGCCCCTACCTGGAGCGGCTCCACGACAACGACATCGACACCACCCTGGAGCCGCTGTTTGTGTTCTTCCGCGACGGGCGCAAAAAGGGCGAGAGCTTTGGAGATTTTTGCGATCGCGTTGGCTTTGAGGCCCTGCGACAGTTTGCCGCCACCTACAACGCCGACCAATACACCCCCCGCCACACCAAGGAAGGGCGGCACCGGCTGAGCGTTTCCCACGACCTGTTTATGACCCTGCAAGCCACCGCCGACAAAGAGGGACGCCCCATGGCCCAGGTGATGGCCGACGCTCTGTCGGTCTACCTGCAAAAGCCGGTGGCGAAGGAATAACTAAAGAGGGGATGGATTGTGCGATCCATCCCCTCTTTTACAAATCAAAACAAATCAACCCATGAGGGGTCGGGAGCCTGTTGGGCTTTGTTCGCAAAATTTGCTAGCAAAGTCAGGCTCCCGACCCCTGTATTGTTAGACCACGGGATTGCTGCGGTTGGGCAGCACCCACAGCAGCATGGGGCAAACAACCACGGTCATCACGGTGACAGCGGCGATGATTTCGAGTCCGGCAACAAGAGCAGTGTCCATAATTAGGTTCGCCTCCCAGGGCAGAGATGGTGGAGCGCGTTCCTTCGAGAAAAGTTCTCTACTTCCGTCCTGTCGGGGTCGTTAGCGGTATCGAAGCGGGGACAGGATGAACGACGTCTTTTGTTCTGTATCTACTATTACAGTTTAGTGCAATCTTATCGGTTGGATAGGGGTTGTATTACTTCGCAATAGTTCGGATTACCGTTCTATCTAAGCTGATCATAGTAAGATGCGATCTACTTTTTGTAGCCCGCACTGAGGTTTTCTACTATCAAAAAGTGGCTGAGCAAGCCGCCCTTTAACTCCTGCTGCTGGAGATACAACGATGACGCTGATTAAACGCTGGACGACCCAACATTTTGCTAAGCTCGGACTCTGGCTGGCCAGTGCCTTTGGGTTTGGCGTTGATACCGCCCCAGCCAAGGCCCCCAGCGACACCTGGACGCCAGACACCCTGGCTAACTTTGGCCTAGAGATGAGCAAAGGGTTTGGTTCAGGACTGTAGTTTAGCCCTGGTTTAACTCATCTTTTTGGCTTCAACCCTTCGACCAGACACCTCGCTGCCCTGCCTGCTAAATTGTCGGCGGGGCTTTTTTTTGAGCGCTGCCCATTGACGAATAGGCCCTCAAAAACTGCATTCTCATCGGAGGTTCTAGCCTCTCCCATCCCATGTTCCGATCGCGTATATTTACGGCGGTAAAAATTGAAAATTGTGGCAAGCCAATCAACTCGCCAGCCTCGTTTAGGGGTTTGGAACAGCGGCAGCGGTGGTGCGCTGAGCGTTGGCGGTCAGGGAGCTGCCCAGGGCCTTGAGCACGTCGAGAAAGGCGTAGATGGCGGGGGTGTGCATGGCCTCCGCCAGCACGGCAGCCCCGATGATGCGCCCCAGGGGCACCGGCAGCGCAAACACCTGCACCTGGGGGGGAATGGGCTCGGCGGCCAGCCGGGGCAGAATGGTGGCCCCCAGCCCCTGGGCCACCAGATTGACGATGGTGGTGTCGGTCTCGACCTCTGAGACTACGTTGAGCTGGTAGCCGTAGGACTGCACATGCTCGTAGACATCGCGCATCATGATGCGATCGGCGGGGGGCATGATCAGCGGGTGCTGGGCCAGCTCAGCCCAGGTCAGCTCTGGCCCAGCCAGCTTAAAGCTGGGGGGAAACAGGGCCACGTAGGCGTTTTCTAAAATTTCGCGGGTGTCGAGGTCGTCTGCGGCGGGCAGGAGGGTAAAGCCAATGTCGGCCCGCCCCTCCCGCAGGGCCTTTTCGACCTGGAGGTAGTTGTCGTGCTCGCTGAGGTTGACGGCAATGTTGGGGTGACGCTGCTTAAACTGGGCGATCGCATCGGGCAGCAAATGAATGGCAATGCTGCGAAACGAAGCAATCCGCACCTGCCCGCCCTGGAGCCCCCGAGCCAGTTCGGCCTCGCGGGCAATGGCGTCGGCCTGCTGCAAAATGGTGCGGGCGTGGCCGACAATGCGATC is part of the Nodosilinea sp. PGN35 genome and harbors:
- the sir gene encoding sulfite reductase, ferredoxin dependent; this encodes MVQTPIKPNSAAPGPTPSKVEGIKENSHFLREPVASELLQDTTHFSEPAIQILKFHGSYQQDNRDHRAKGQEKDYQMMLRTRNPGGFLSPELYLTLDRLSDEYGNGTLRATTRQGIQLHGVLKQNLKATIAAIVRSLGSTLGACGDLNRNVMAPPAPYTNRPEYRLAREYANNIADLLRPQTEAYYEIWLDGEKAVSVEEHPDVVAARQRNGNGTIVHNSEEPIYGTHYMPRKFKCAVTVPGDNSIDAYTHDVTLVVITDRTGQLKGFNILAGGGLGRTHNKEETFARAADEIGYIDKADVYDLMKAIVATQRDYGDRHNRRHARMKYLIHDWGVDRFRQQVETYLGKPLKPFKKLPKWTFYDYLGWHEQGDGNLFVGIPVENGRIIDRREGIQLKTALREIVQRFHLPMLITPNQSVLFYEVKPEDKDAIQAILTRCGIEKETEIDPLVRYAMACPALPLCGLAVTESERVMPTVLGRLRALLTKLGLENEHFVVRMTGCPNGCARPYMAELGLVGSAPESYQVWLGGSPNQTRLARPYLERLHDNDIDTTLEPLFVFFRDGRKKGESFGDFCDRVGFEALRQFAATYNADQYTPRHTKEGRHRLSVSHDLFMTLQATADKEGRPMAQVMADALSVYLQKPVAKE
- a CDS encoding LysR family transcriptional regulator, whose product is MKLSQLRVLVAVAEQETFSEAALNLDMSQSAVSHSISALEDHLGVVLFSRGRHGARLTPVGDRIVGHARTILQQADAIAREAELARGLQGGQVRIASFRSIAIHLLPDAIAQFKQRHPNIAVNLSEHDNYLQVEKALREGRADIGFTLLPAADDLDTREILENAYVALFPPSFKLAGPELTWAELAQHPLIMPPADRIMMRDVYEHVQSYGYQLNVVSEVETDTTIVNLVAQGLGATILPRLAAEPIPPQVQVFALPVPLGRIIGAAVLAEAMHTPAIYAFLDVLKALGSSLTANAQRTTAAAVPNP